One segment of Rattus norvegicus strain BN/NHsdMcwi chromosome 16, GRCr8, whole genome shotgun sequence DNA contains the following:
- the Crlf1 gene encoding cytokine receptor-like factor 1 isoform X5, with the protein MPAGGPGPAAQSARRPPRRLSSLWSPLLLCVLGVPQGGSGAHTAVISPQDPTLLIGSSLHATCSIHGDTPGATAEGLYWTLNGRRLPSELSRLLNTSTLALALANLNGSRQQSGDNLVCHARDGSILAGSCLYVGLPPEKPFNISCWSRNMKDLTCRWTPGAHGETFLHTNYSLKYKLRWYGQDNTCEEYHTVGPHSCHIPKDLALFTPYEIWVEATNRLGSARSDVLTLDVLDVVTTDPPPDVHVSRVGGLEDQLSVRWVSPPALKDFLFQAKYQIRYRVEDSVDWKVVDDVSNQTSCRLAGLKPGTVYFVQVRCNPFGIYGSKKAGIWSEWSHPTAASTPRSDNGQRPSPHLWLQILFSHLAKDGEQQCDLFKEN; encoded by the exons ATGCCCGCCGGTGGCCCGGGCCCCGCCGCCCAATCCGCGCGGCGGCCGCCGCGGCGGCTCTCCTCGCTGTGGTCGCCTCTGTTGCTCTGTGTTCTCGGGGTGCCTCAGGGCGGATCGGGAGCCC ACACAGCTGTGATCAGTCCCCAGGACCCCACTCTTCTCATCGGATCCTCCCTTCATGCTACGTGCTCTATACATGGAGACACACCGGGGGCCACTGCTGAGGGCCTCTACTGGACCCTCAACGGCCGCCGCCTGCCCTCAGAGCTGTCCCGTCTCCTCAACACCTCCACCCTGGCCTTGGCCCTGGCTAACCTTAATGGGTCCAGGCAGCAGTCAGGGGACAATCTGGTGTGTCACGCCCGAGATGGCAGCATTCTGGCTGGTTCCTGCCTCTATGTTGGTC TGCCCCCGGAGAAGCCCTTTAACATCAGCTGCTGGTCCCGGAACATGAAGGACCTGACATGCCGTTGGACACCGGGTGCACATGGGGAGACATTCCTACACACCAACTACTCCCTCAAGTACAAGCTGAG GTGGTATGGTCAGGACAACACATGTGAGGAATATCACACTGTGGGCCCTCACTCGTGCCATATCCCCAAAGACCTGGCCCTCTTCACGCCCTATGAGATCTGGGTGGAAGCCACCAATCGCCTGGGTTCAGCGAGATCTGACGTGCTCACACTGGATGTCCTGGACGTGG TGACCACGGACCCTCCACCCGACGTGCACGTGAGCCGCGTTGGGGGCCTGGAGGACCAGCTGAGTGTGCGCTGGGTCTCACCACCAGCTCTCAAGGATTTCCTCTTCCAAGCCAAATACCAGATTCGCTACCGCGTGGAGGACAGCGTGGACTGGAAG GTGGTGGATGACGTCAGCAACCAGACCTCCTGCCGTCTCGCGGGCTTGAAGCCCGGCACCGTTTACTTCGTCCAAGTTCGTTGTAACCCATTCGGGATCTATGGGTCGAAAAAGGCGGGAATCTGGAGCGAGTGGAGCCACCCCACCGCTGCCTCCACCCCTCGAAGTG ACAATGGCCAGCGGCCATCACCACACTTATGGCTCCAGATTCTATTTAGTCATTTGGCGAAGGATGGCGAGCAACAGTGTGACCTGTTCAAAGAGAACTGA
- the Tmem59l gene encoding transmembrane protein 59-like precursor: MAAVALPLLLLLASPATPTPARDPFSPQLGDTQRCQQRCRQRHPGLPPAQPEPEGPSESPNNKAVLINACERGCRLFSICRFVARSSRPNATETECEAACTEAYVKAKEQQACSEGCWGQIPEPETQLEQKELALDPPSGSLSLRHLFTMLCSDLMSSAQDLISSTWTYSLQTDNRKVVVFQTQPVVENFAFQGSRLQRVEVTWRGSHPKALEVHMDPMSPLEKVRRAKPHLKTSKAKVESEDQQESDFLSCMSRRSGLPRWVLFCCLFLSVLIILWLSCCTLVTTPGQHLKFQPLTAEQHKGLLVESNWPLYPPLPPAYEDSPPPYKLKLDLTTL, encoded by the exons ATGGCTGCGGTAGCGTTGccgctgttgttgttgttggcgtCACCGGCCACCCCAACCCCAGCGCGCGACCCCTTCTCTCCGCAGCTCGGGGACACTCAGAGGTGCCAGCAGCGGTGTCGGCAGCGTCACCCTGGCTTGCCCCCTGCGCAG cctgAGCCAGAGGGCCCCTCTGAGTCCCCGAATAACAAGGCCGTCCTGATCAACGCTTGTGAGCGGGGCTGTCGGCTTTTCTCCATCTGCCGCTTCGTGGCCAGGAGCTCTAGGCCCAATGCCACAGAGACAGAATGTGAAGCAG CCTGCACCGAGGCTTACGTGAAGGCAAAGGAGCAGCAGGCCTGCAGTGAAGGGTGTTGGGGCCAGATCCCTGAACCTGAGACCCAGCTGGAGCAGAAG GAATTGGCTTTGGACCCACCTAGTGGGAGCCTCTCCCTGCGGCACCTGTTCACCATGCTCTGCAGTGACCTTATGAGTTCTGCCCAAGATTTAATATCCTCCACCTGGACATACTCCCTTCAGACAGACAACCGGAAGGTGGTGGTGTTCcag ACCCAGCCTGTGGTTGAGAACTTTGCATTCCAAGGGAGCCGTCTGCAGCGGGTGGAGGTGACCTGGAGGGGGTCCCACCCCAAGGCCCTAGAGGTGCACATGG ACCCTATGAGCCCCTTGGAGAAAGTGAGGAGGGCGAAGCCCCACCTGAAGACCAGCAAAGCCAAGGTGGAGTCTGAGGACCAACAGGAGAGTGACTTCCTCAGTTGCATGTCCAG GCGTTCCGGGCTACCTCGATGGGTCCTGTTCTGTTGCCTCTTCCTCTCCGTCCTGATCATCCTGTGGCTGAGTTGCTGCACTCTGGTCACCACACCAGGCCAGCACCTCAAGTTCCAG CCTCTAACTGCAGAACAGCACAAAGGCCTCCTGGTGGAGTCAAACTGGCCCTTGTACCCACCCCTGCCACCTGCTTATGAGGACAGCCCCCCGCCTTACAAGTTGAAGCTTGATTTGACCACGCTGTAA
- the Tmem59l gene encoding transmembrane protein 59-like isoform X1, whose protein sequence is MAAVALPLLLLLASPATPTPARDPFSPQLGDTQRCQQRCRQRHPGLPPAQEVINWYPGRDELAPGVNTPEPEGPSESPNNKAVLINACERGCRLFSICRFVARSSRPNATETECEAACTEAYVKAKEQQACSEGCWGQIPEPETQLEQKELALDPPSGSLSLRHLFTMLCSDLMSSAQDLISSTWTYSLQTDNRKVVVFQTQPVVENFAFQGSRLQRVEVTWRGSHPKALEVHMDPMSPLEKVRRAKPHLKTSKAKVESEDQQESDFLSCMSRRSGLPRWVLFCCLFLSVLIILWLSCCTLVTTPGQHLKFQPLTAEQHKGLLVESNWPLYPPLPPAYEDSPPPYKLKLDLTTL, encoded by the exons ATGGCTGCGGTAGCGTTGccgctgttgttgttgttggcgtCACCGGCCACCCCAACCCCAGCGCGCGACCCCTTCTCTCCGCAGCTCGGGGACACTCAGAGGTGCCAGCAGCGGTGTCGGCAGCGTCACCCTGGCTTGCCCCCTGCGCAG GAAGTGATTAATTGGTACCCAGGAAGGGATGAATTGGCACCTGGGGTGAACACT cctgAGCCAGAGGGCCCCTCTGAGTCCCCGAATAACAAGGCCGTCCTGATCAACGCTTGTGAGCGGGGCTGTCGGCTTTTCTCCATCTGCCGCTTCGTGGCCAGGAGCTCTAGGCCCAATGCCACAGAGACAGAATGTGAAGCAG CCTGCACCGAGGCTTACGTGAAGGCAAAGGAGCAGCAGGCCTGCAGTGAAGGGTGTTGGGGCCAGATCCCTGAACCTGAGACCCAGCTGGAGCAGAAG GAATTGGCTTTGGACCCACCTAGTGGGAGCCTCTCCCTGCGGCACCTGTTCACCATGCTCTGCAGTGACCTTATGAGTTCTGCCCAAGATTTAATATCCTCCACCTGGACATACTCCCTTCAGACAGACAACCGGAAGGTGGTGGTGTTCcag ACCCAGCCTGTGGTTGAGAACTTTGCATTCCAAGGGAGCCGTCTGCAGCGGGTGGAGGTGACCTGGAGGGGGTCCCACCCCAAGGCCCTAGAGGTGCACATGG ACCCTATGAGCCCCTTGGAGAAAGTGAGGAGGGCGAAGCCCCACCTGAAGACCAGCAAAGCCAAGGTGGAGTCTGAGGACCAACAGGAGAGTGACTTCCTCAGTTGCATGTCCAG GCGTTCCGGGCTACCTCGATGGGTCCTGTTCTGTTGCCTCTTCCTCTCCGTCCTGATCATCCTGTGGCTGAGTTGCTGCACTCTGGTCACCACACCAGGCCAGCACCTCAAGTTCCAG CCTCTAACTGCAGAACAGCACAAAGGCCTCCTGGTGGAGTCAAACTGGCCCTTGTACCCACCCCTGCCACCTGCTTATGAGGACAGCCCCCCGCCTTACAAGTTGAAGCTTGATTTGACCACGCTGTAA